One genomic window of Mucilaginibacter sp. SJ includes the following:
- a CDS encoding alpha-L-rhamnosidase-related protein, whose protein sequence is MLLSCMFFADMAKAQKATWIWYPGDYEVWLSNRMQNRRTERGAFFPPFWKLDSHYVLVDFHKDFTLTSPETVELAVEGQYNVKLDGKALAGYPKNIHVPAGRHRLSLKVYNQAATPAIFVKGQQLVSDTSWLVTYEDKEWIDESGKTSDVSATKYVNAGNWNFDSADKLPSAFRLPTEEHKPEKIERKEHSILVDFGKETFGYAKLIGLKGKGNIKLCYGESKEEALSLSACELLDSIYIDQPQKADYTMEGSRAFRYINVLFDDNVSADDVAMLYEYSPVEQRGNFKCSDDLVNKIWDVSTYTLHLNTREFFIDGIKRDRWIWSGDAYQSYLMNYYLYFDSPTVTRTLYALRGKDPVTSHINTIMDYTFYWFMGIYDYYQYTGDKSFIKQMYPRMQSLMNYCLQRRDKNGLMEGLPGDWVFIDWADKLSKKGEVSFEQLLLCRSLETMALCANIMDDKTGNDQYQKLSADLKSKIFSLYWNSDKHAFVHSLVNGKQSDNVTRYTNMFSIFFNYLNPGQQQEIKKYVLLNDNIQKITTPYMRFYELEALCAMGEQSYVLKEMKDYWGGMLNLGATSFWEEYNPAKTGADRYAMYGRPFGKSLCHAWGASPIYLLGKYYLGVKPTAPGYQQYVIEPKLGGLQWMEGSVPTADGDIKVSCSTKQIKVSGNTGTGLLRFASTSKPVCKEGELTAKGNGTYELSIQKQKQYTINYSAKR, encoded by the coding sequence ATGCTTCTAAGCTGTATGTTTTTTGCCGATATGGCTAAAGCGCAAAAGGCTACCTGGATCTGGTATCCCGGCGATTATGAGGTCTGGCTAAGCAACCGGATGCAAAACCGCCGCACCGAGCGGGGTGCTTTCTTTCCGCCATTCTGGAAACTGGACAGCCATTATGTATTGGTTGATTTTCATAAGGATTTTACGCTTACCTCTCCTGAAACCGTTGAACTGGCGGTTGAAGGGCAATACAATGTAAAGCTTGATGGTAAGGCACTGGCTGGCTATCCCAAAAATATTCATGTGCCGGCTGGCAGGCACAGGCTTAGTCTCAAAGTTTATAACCAGGCTGCTACCCCCGCCATATTTGTTAAGGGGCAGCAACTGGTGTCAGATACCTCGTGGCTGGTAACGTACGAGGATAAGGAGTGGATTGATGAATCGGGTAAAACTTCGGATGTATCGGCCACCAAATACGTAAATGCGGGTAACTGGAATTTTGACTCGGCGGATAAATTGCCCTCAGCATTCCGCCTACCCACAGAGGAACATAAGCCGGAAAAAATCGAACGGAAGGAACATTCCATTTTGGTTGATTTTGGAAAAGAAACATTTGGTTACGCCAAGCTTATCGGCTTAAAAGGCAAGGGCAATATTAAACTCTGCTACGGTGAATCAAAAGAAGAAGCTTTATCCCTAAGCGCTTGCGAACTGTTGGATAGTATTTATATCGATCAGCCTCAAAAAGCTGATTATACCATGGAGGGGTCCCGTGCATTCCGCTACATCAATGTTTTGTTTGATGATAATGTGAGTGCAGATGATGTAGCTATGCTATATGAATACTCACCGGTTGAGCAGCGGGGTAATTTCAAATGTTCGGATGATTTGGTCAATAAGATCTGGGACGTTTCGACTTATACTCTGCACCTGAATACCCGCGAGTTTTTTATCGATGGGATCAAGAGAGACAGGTGGATCTGGTCGGGCGATGCTTATCAGAGCTATCTGATGAATTATTACCTGTACTTTGATTCGCCAACGGTAACCCGCACCTTGTATGCACTCCGCGGTAAAGACCCGGTAACCAGCCATATCAATACCATTATGGATTATACCTTTTATTGGTTCATGGGTATTTATGATTATTACCAATACACCGGCGATAAAAGTTTTATTAAGCAAATGTACCCCCGCATGCAAAGCCTGATGAACTATTGCCTGCAGCGTCGCGATAAAAATGGCCTCATGGAAGGCTTGCCTGGCGACTGGGTATTTATTGACTGGGCCGATAAACTCAGCAAAAAAGGTGAAGTAAGCTTTGAGCAATTGCTGCTTTGCCGCAGCTTGGAAACCATGGCTTTATGCGCCAATATCATGGATGATAAAACAGGCAACGATCAATACCAAAAACTGTCGGCAGACCTAAAATCAAAGATCTTTTCCCTGTACTGGAACAGTGATAAGCACGCTTTTGTACACAGCCTGGTTAATGGCAAGCAAAGCGACAATGTGACCCGCTACACCAATATGTTTTCGATATTTTTCAATTACCTGAACCCCGGTCAACAGCAGGAAATTAAAAAATACGTACTGCTGAATGATAATATCCAAAAGATAACTACACCTTACATGCGCTTTTACGAGCTTGAAGCGCTTTGCGCCATGGGCGAACAAAGTTATGTGCTCAAAGAAATGAAAGATTACTGGGGCGGGATGCTTAACCTTGGCGCAACGTCATTTTGGGAAGAGTATAATCCGGCTAAAACAGGTGCCGACCGCTACGCCATGTACGGGCGACCATTTGGTAAAAGCCTGTGCCATGCCTGGGGCGCCAGTCCGATATACCTGCTGGGTAAATATTATCTGGGCGTAAAACCAACTGCACCGGGCTATCAGCAATATGTGATCGAGCCTAAATTGGGTGGCTTACAATGGATGGAAGGCAGCGTGCCGACCGCTGATGGAGATATCAAAGTATCATGCAGTACCAAACAAATTAAAGTAAGCGGCAATACCGGAACAGGCCTGCTACGGTTTGCCAGCACATCCAAACCTGTTTGCAAGGAAGGAGAATTAACCGCAAAAGGGAATGGTACCTATGAGCTTAGCATCCAAAAACAAAAACAATACACCATAAACTACAGCGCAAAAAGATGA
- a CDS encoding sodium:solute symporter family transporter, with translation MSNIVSRLTLLDYSVVAVYLVILMIIGFRASFSNKNKSDETLFLANKSLDWASIGFNMWGTNVGPSMLLAFASIGYSTGIVAVNFDWYAFVFLMLLALVFAPKYIAAKVSTMPEFMGNRYGDSTRNILAWYALIKMLISWLSLGLFAGGFLVRQILGIPMWQSVIVLVSFAGLFAFTGGLKAIAKVNVFQMLLLIGVSLTLTVLGVSKAGGLSAVFHQTPANYWNLIHPASDVKYPWYAILLGYPVSAVAFFCTDQAMVQSVLGAKNLEQGQLGVNFIGWLKILSLPLFILTGILCFILFPHLSDPALAYMTMVTNLFPPGMNGLVIVVLIAVLIGTVGSSLNSLSTVFTMDIYAEKINPNATNKDLIRIGRYTVIGGCLFAIGVALAIDGIKGLNLFDVFQSVLGFIAPPLAVVFLLTVYWKRTTRKAVNIILSAGSAFSLGTGVVYLWILPPDKYSFWPHYLMLSFFIFVFLAISAVLISLFDKTPAVYVATESETKSTLKPTKRVKIAWVLLTIVMIALYLIFNGH, from the coding sequence ATGAGCAATATCGTATCGCGCCTCACGCTGCTTGATTATTCGGTGGTTGCCGTGTACCTGGTTATTTTGATGATAATCGGGTTCCGCGCCAGCTTTAGCAATAAAAATAAAAGTGACGAAACACTTTTTCTCGCCAATAAATCATTGGACTGGGCGAGTATTGGATTTAACATGTGGGGTACCAATGTGGGACCATCCATGCTGCTGGCTTTTGCCAGTATCGGTTACAGTACAGGTATTGTTGCTGTCAATTTCGACTGGTATGCCTTTGTTTTCCTGATGCTGCTGGCCCTGGTTTTTGCGCCTAAATACATAGCGGCCAAAGTATCAACCATGCCCGAGTTTATGGGTAATAGGTATGGCGATTCAACCCGTAATATCCTGGCCTGGTATGCGCTCATCAAAATGCTCATCTCATGGCTCTCCTTAGGTTTGTTTGCAGGTGGGTTTTTAGTCAGGCAGATATTGGGCATCCCCATGTGGCAATCGGTCATTGTGCTGGTATCGTTCGCTGGCTTGTTCGCGTTTACCGGTGGCTTAAAGGCAATTGCCAAAGTGAATGTTTTCCAGATGCTGCTGCTCATCGGCGTATCGCTAACTTTAACCGTTTTAGGTGTAAGCAAGGCCGGTGGGTTATCAGCAGTTTTTCATCAAACGCCTGCGAATTACTGGAACCTCATCCATCCGGCAAGCGATGTCAAATATCCATGGTATGCTATTTTATTGGGCTACCCGGTATCGGCCGTGGCTTTTTTCTGTACAGATCAGGCCATGGTGCAATCGGTATTGGGCGCCAAAAACCTGGAGCAGGGGCAACTTGGCGTTAACTTTATTGGCTGGCTCAAAATATTATCGCTGCCCTTGTTTATCCTCACCGGTATATTATGTTTCATCCTGTTTCCGCATCTGAGCGACCCGGCGTTAGCTTACATGACTATGGTCACCAATCTTTTCCCGCCGGGCATGAATGGGTTAGTCATTGTAGTATTGATAGCCGTTTTGATAGGTACCGTCGGCTCGTCCTTAAACTCATTAAGCACGGTGTTCACTATGGATATCTATGCCGAAAAGATCAATCCCAATGCTACCAATAAAGATCTTATCCGTATAGGGCGATACACGGTAATTGGTGGCTGCCTGTTTGCCATAGGCGTGGCGCTGGCTATCGACGGCATTAAAGGCCTTAATCTATTTGATGTGTTCCAGTCTGTATTGGGCTTTATCGCGCCGCCTTTGGCTGTGGTTTTCCTGCTTACGGTTTATTGGAAACGGACTACCCGAAAAGCTGTAAATATAATTCTTTCTGCGGGTTCGGCTTTTAGCCTGGGTACCGGTGTGGTGTACCTGTGGATATTGCCGCCAGATAAGTACAGCTTTTGGCCTCATTACCTGATGCTGTCGTTTTTCATATTTGTGTTCCTGGCGATATCGGCTGTTTTGATTTCGCTGTTTGATAAAACGCCTGCTGTTTACGTTGCTACGGAATCTGAAACAAAAAGCACTTTAAAACCTACGAAACGCGTGAAGATTGCCTGGGTACTTCTCACAATAGTCATGATCGCTCTATACCTCATTTTCAACGGACATTAA